In a genomic window of Methylobacter sp. YRD-M1:
- a CDS encoding LPS-assembly lipoprotein LptE: MALLLSACGYHLRGALDLPAGMRNVYLDGGSVPLREQFTRTLKSSAGKLASAPEGAGMTIRIFGEDFNRRALSLDAKGKAEEFELFYRLEYEVLGSGKSVLMNRQPVEIRRDYFNDQQDIMAKDNEEAVIRNEMYQQAVRTIVDRARVVLEANAK, from the coding sequence ATGGCCTTGTTATTGAGCGCGTGCGGTTACCATTTACGCGGCGCGCTTGACCTGCCAGCGGGCATGAGGAATGTTTATCTGGATGGCGGTTCAGTGCCGTTGCGAGAGCAATTTACGCGTACATTGAAATCCTCTGCAGGCAAGCTTGCCAGTGCGCCAGAAGGAGCCGGCATGACCATCAGGATATTTGGTGAGGATTTTAACCGGCGGGCATTGTCGTTGGATGCCAAAGGCAAGGCTGAAGAATTTGAATTGTTCTATCGGTTGGAATATGAAGTGCTAGGTTCAGGCAAGTCTGTGTTGATGAATAGGCAGCCAGTCGAGATAAGGCGTGATTACTTCAATGATCAACAGGATATTATGGCTAAGGATAACGAAGAAGCCGTGATCCGTAATGAAATGTATCAACAGGCCGTGCGTACAATAGTCGATCGTGCACGGGTTGTACTGGAGGCGAACGCCAAATAA